From a region of the Capricornis sumatraensis isolate serow.1 chromosome 22, serow.2, whole genome shotgun sequence genome:
- the SLC29A1 gene encoding equilibrative nucleoside transporter 1 isoform X1: MGTERIVPNEESGTEKGRGRWEGKRCAHGQDLPPASELGPPPTDRPGPLCPNPSAGKSGHPQAPEGGSCQPGITKSAITMTTSHQPQDRYKAVWLIFFVLGLGTLLPWNFFMTATKYFTNRLDMSQNMSLAPAEVSKDIQASASPLAPSPERTHLSTIFNNVMTLCAMVPLLIFTCLNSFLHQRIPQSVRILGSLVAILLVFLITAILVKVPLHALSFFVITMIKIMLINSFGAILQGSLFGLAGLLPASYTAPIMSGQGLAGFFASVAMICAIASGSKLSESAFGYFITACGVIILTIICYLGLPRLEFYRYYRQLKLEGPGEQETKLDLISKGEEAKPGQEETRFSAPSSQPTKESHSVRTILKSILVPAFSVCFVFTITIGIFPAVTAEVESSIAGTSAWKAYFIPVSCFLTFNVFDWLGRSLTAITMWPGKDSYWLPSLVLARLAFVPLLLLCNVQPRRNLPVIFEHDAWFIIFMAAFAFSNGYLASLCMCFGPKKVKPAEAETAGAIMAFFLSLGLALGAVFSFLFRAIV; this comes from the exons ATGGGGACTGAGAGAATAGTTCCAAACGAGGAAAGTGGCACTGAAAAGGGAAGGGGGCGCTGGGAAGGAAAAAGGTGCG CCCATGGACAAGACCTGCCGCCTGCCTCTGAACTAGGACCACCTCCCACAGACCGCCCGGGCCCCCTCTGCCCCAACCCTTCTGCTGGCAAGTCTGGGCATCCG CAAGCACCGGAGGGAGGAAGCTGTCAGCCAGGCATAACCAAGAGCGCCATCACCATGACAACCAGTCACCAGCCTCAGGACAG GTACAAAGCCGTCTGGCTTATCTTCTTCGTACTGGGTCTGGGGACGCTGCTGCCCTGGAATTTCTTCATGACGGCCACTAAG TATTTCACAAACCGCCTGGACATGTCCCAGAATATGTCCTTGGCCCCTGCTGAAGTAAGCAAGGACATCCAGGCCTCGGCCAGCCCCCTGGCACCCTCGCCAGAGCGGACCCATCTCAGCACCATCTTTAACAACGTCATGACCTTATGTGCCATGGTGCCCCTGCTGATCTTCACCTGCCTCAACTCCTTCCTGCATCAGAG GATCCCCCAGTCTGTGCGGATCCTGGGCAGCCTGGTGGCCATCCTGTTGGTGTTCCTGATCACTGCCATCCTGGTGAAGGTGCCCCTACATGCGCTGTCCTTCTTCGTCATCACCATGATCAAGATCATGCTCATTAACT CTTTCGGCGCCATCCTGCAGGGCAGCCTGTTTGGCCTGGCCGGCCTCCTGCCCGCCAGCTACACAGCCCCCATCATGAGTGGCcagggcctggcaggcttctTCGCCTCCGTGGCCATGATCTGCGCCATTGCCA GTGGTTCCAAGCTGTCGGAAAGTGCCTTTGGCTATTTTATCACAGCCTGTGGAGTTATCATTTTGACCATCATCTGTTATCTGGGCCTGCCACGGCTG GAATTCTACCGCTATTACCGGCAGCTGAAGCTCGAAGGGCCCGGGGAGCAGGAGACCAAGCTGGACCTCATTAGTAAAG GAGAGGAAGCAAAACCAGGCCAAGAGGAGACCCGATTCTCGGCCCCCAGCTCTCAGCCCACCAAGGAAAGCCACTCTGTCCGCACTATCCTCAAAAGT ATCTTGGTCCCGGCTTTCTCCGTCTGCTTCGTCTTCACCATCACCATTGGGATATTTCCTGCCGTGACAGCTGAGGTCGAGTCCAGCATTGCGGGCACCAGCGCCTGGA AGGCCTACTTCATTCCTGTGTCCTGTTTCTTGACTTTCAATGTCTTTGACTGGCTGGGCCGGAGCCTCACAGCCATCACCATGTGG CCTGGGAAGGACAGCTACTGGCTCCCGAGCCTGGTGCTGGCCCGGCTGGCCTTcgtgcccctgctgctgctgtgtaACGTCCAGCCCCGCCGCAACCTGCCTGTGATCTTTGAGCACGACGCCTGGTTCATCATCTTCATGGCTGCCTTCGCCTTCTCCAACGGCTACCTTGCCAGTCTCTGCATGTGCTTCGGGCCCAA GAAAGTGAAGCCGGCTGAGGCGGAGACAGCTGGAGCCATCATggccttctttctgtctctgggCCTGGCCCTGGGGGCCGTCTTCTCCTTCCTGTTCCGGGCAATCGTGTGA
- the MYMX gene encoding protein myomixer codes for MPAPLLPLLLRTLLARLLLPAARLARQHLLPLLRRLARRLGSRDLREALLGCLLFLLSQRRPPDAGEASRVARLERRERLASQK; via the coding sequence ATGCCCGCTCCTCTGCTCCCGCTGCTGCTCCGCACGCTGCTGGCCCGTCTGCTGCTGCCCGCTGCCCGCCTGGCCCGCCAGCACCTCCTGCCCCTGTTGCGCCGTCTGGCCCGCCGCCTGGGTTCCCGGGATTTGCGAGAGGCTTTGCTGGGCTGTCTGTTGTTCCTCCTCAGTCAGAGACGCCCGCCGGATGCTGGGGAGGCTTCCAGAGTGGCCCGCCTGGAAAGGAGGGAGAGGCTAGCCTCCCAAAAATGA
- the SLC29A1 gene encoding equilibrative nucleoside transporter 1 isoform X2 produces MTTSHQPQDRYKAVWLIFFVLGLGTLLPWNFFMTATKYFTNRLDMSQNMSLAPAEVSKDIQASASPLAPSPERTHLSTIFNNVMTLCAMVPLLIFTCLNSFLHQRIPQSVRILGSLVAILLVFLITAILVKVPLHALSFFVITMIKIMLINSFGAILQGSLFGLAGLLPASYTAPIMSGQGLAGFFASVAMICAIASGSKLSESAFGYFITACGVIILTIICYLGLPRLEFYRYYRQLKLEGPGEQETKLDLISKGEEAKPGQEETRFSAPSSQPTKESHSVRTILKSILVPAFSVCFVFTITIGIFPAVTAEVESSIAGTSAWKAYFIPVSCFLTFNVFDWLGRSLTAITMWPGKDSYWLPSLVLARLAFVPLLLLCNVQPRRNLPVIFEHDAWFIIFMAAFAFSNGYLASLCMCFGPKKVKPAEAETAGAIMAFFLSLGLALGAVFSFLFRAIV; encoded by the exons ATGACAACCAGTCACCAGCCTCAGGACAG GTACAAAGCCGTCTGGCTTATCTTCTTCGTACTGGGTCTGGGGACGCTGCTGCCCTGGAATTTCTTCATGACGGCCACTAAG TATTTCACAAACCGCCTGGACATGTCCCAGAATATGTCCTTGGCCCCTGCTGAAGTAAGCAAGGACATCCAGGCCTCGGCCAGCCCCCTGGCACCCTCGCCAGAGCGGACCCATCTCAGCACCATCTTTAACAACGTCATGACCTTATGTGCCATGGTGCCCCTGCTGATCTTCACCTGCCTCAACTCCTTCCTGCATCAGAG GATCCCCCAGTCTGTGCGGATCCTGGGCAGCCTGGTGGCCATCCTGTTGGTGTTCCTGATCACTGCCATCCTGGTGAAGGTGCCCCTACATGCGCTGTCCTTCTTCGTCATCACCATGATCAAGATCATGCTCATTAACT CTTTCGGCGCCATCCTGCAGGGCAGCCTGTTTGGCCTGGCCGGCCTCCTGCCCGCCAGCTACACAGCCCCCATCATGAGTGGCcagggcctggcaggcttctTCGCCTCCGTGGCCATGATCTGCGCCATTGCCA GTGGTTCCAAGCTGTCGGAAAGTGCCTTTGGCTATTTTATCACAGCCTGTGGAGTTATCATTTTGACCATCATCTGTTATCTGGGCCTGCCACGGCTG GAATTCTACCGCTATTACCGGCAGCTGAAGCTCGAAGGGCCCGGGGAGCAGGAGACCAAGCTGGACCTCATTAGTAAAG GAGAGGAAGCAAAACCAGGCCAAGAGGAGACCCGATTCTCGGCCCCCAGCTCTCAGCCCACCAAGGAAAGCCACTCTGTCCGCACTATCCTCAAAAGT ATCTTGGTCCCGGCTTTCTCCGTCTGCTTCGTCTTCACCATCACCATTGGGATATTTCCTGCCGTGACAGCTGAGGTCGAGTCCAGCATTGCGGGCACCAGCGCCTGGA AGGCCTACTTCATTCCTGTGTCCTGTTTCTTGACTTTCAATGTCTTTGACTGGCTGGGCCGGAGCCTCACAGCCATCACCATGTGG CCTGGGAAGGACAGCTACTGGCTCCCGAGCCTGGTGCTGGCCCGGCTGGCCTTcgtgcccctgctgctgctgtgtaACGTCCAGCCCCGCCGCAACCTGCCTGTGATCTTTGAGCACGACGCCTGGTTCATCATCTTCATGGCTGCCTTCGCCTTCTCCAACGGCTACCTTGCCAGTCTCTGCATGTGCTTCGGGCCCAA GAAAGTGAAGCCGGCTGAGGCGGAGACAGCTGGAGCCATCATggccttctttctgtctctgggCCTGGCCCTGGGGGCCGTCTTCTCCTTCCTGTTCCGGGCAATCGTGTGA